From Proteiniborus sp. MB09-C3, the proteins below share one genomic window:
- a CDS encoding phosphate ABC transporter substrate-binding protein: MKTRKSIIIVLSLLLVFALALTGCTQNNQAVDGEKNNNDSSFKAQITFNGSSTLAPVISAIATDFIEGNTTWNNVDASFPEENIAIYVSAGGSGAGVKAVLDNTSDFGMLAREIKDEELEKIGDAKVFMLGIDALTISVNPENPILQIKDDLTTEEVKKIFAGEYKYWDEVESSLPHKEIVVVIRDLSGGAHEVFQKSVMKEAQIREDAIQSPSMGALVTKIIENKDAIGYASFGMVNQNAGKLIPLKVDGVEATEENIVNGSYKISRPLIAVKRGELTPEQKAFMDLVTSEKGADTIEKMGFVPVR, from the coding sequence ATGAAGACAAGAAAATCAATAATTATTGTGTTAAGCTTACTATTAGTTTTTGCATTAGCATTGACTGGATGTACACAAAATAATCAGGCAGTGGATGGTGAAAAAAATAACAATGATAGCTCATTTAAAGCTCAAATAACTTTCAATGGCTCATCAACACTTGCACCAGTAATTTCAGCCATAGCAACTGATTTTATAGAAGGAAATACTACATGGAACAATGTAGATGCAAGCTTTCCAGAAGAAAATATAGCAATTTACGTATCTGCTGGCGGTTCAGGAGCAGGAGTTAAGGCAGTGTTAGATAATACTTCTGATTTCGGTATGCTAGCTAGAGAAATCAAAGACGAAGAATTAGAAAAAATAGGGGATGCAAAAGTATTTATGCTTGGAATAGATGCGCTAACAATATCTGTAAATCCAGAAAACCCTATATTACAAATAAAAGATGATTTAACTACAGAGGAAGTAAAAAAGATATTTGCAGGCGAATATAAATACTGGGATGAAGTAGAAAGCAGTCTTCCACATAAGGAAATAGTAGTAGTTATCAGAGACCTAAGTGGTGGAGCTCACGAGGTATTTCAAAAAAGCGTAATGAAAGAAGCACAAATCAGAGAGGATGCTATACAATCCCCATCAATGGGAGCATTAGTAACTAAAATAATCGAAAATAAGGATGCAATAGGATATGCATCATTTGGAATGGTTAATCAAAATGCAGGAAAGCTTATCCCTCTAAAAGTAGATGGAGTTGAAGCTACAGAAGAAAATATAGTAAATGGTTCATATAAAATATCCAGACCACTTATAGCAGTTAAGCGAGGAGAATTAACTCCTGAACAGAAAGCTTTTATGGATTTAGTCACATCTGAAAAGGGAGCAGATACTATAGAAAAAATGGGATTTGTACCTGTAAGATAA
- a CDS encoding thymidine kinase, giving the protein MAKLYFRYGAMNCGKSTNLMQVAYNYEERGMKVIIIKPLIDTKGGNQVVSRLGITRDVDLLLEREKNVYDVVEKWNEENWKIDCILVDEAQFFPKHQIDEFFEIAVKMNIPVICYGLRTDFQMVGFEGSERLLLIAHSIEELKTICSCGKKAICNARKVNGKYIFEGEQVAIDRENNIEYESLCGECYIREKMHRAGFKGH; this is encoded by the coding sequence TTGGCCAAGTTATATTTTAGATATGGAGCGATGAACTGTGGCAAATCAACTAACCTGATGCAGGTAGCCTATAACTATGAAGAAAGAGGCATGAAGGTCATTATAATAAAGCCTTTAATAGATACTAAGGGAGGAAATCAGGTAGTATCTAGATTAGGTATAACTAGGGATGTTGACCTGTTATTGGAGAGGGAAAAAAATGTTTATGATGTAGTTGAGAAATGGAACGAGGAAAATTGGAAAATAGATTGTATTCTTGTAGATGAAGCACAATTCTTTCCAAAGCATCAAATTGATGAATTTTTTGAGATTGCAGTAAAGATGAATATTCCAGTCATTTGCTATGGACTTAGAACTGATTTTCAGATGGTAGGCTTTGAAGGTAGTGAGAGACTGTTACTTATAGCACACAGTATAGAGGAGTTAAAAACTATTTGCTCATGTGGCAAAAAAGCAATATGCAATGCAAGAAAAGTAAACGGTAAATATATATTTGAAGGTGAGCAAGTAGCCATAGATCGTGAAAACAATATTGAATATGAATCACTTTGCGGAGAATGTTATATTAGAGAAAAAATGCATAGGGCTGGTTTTAAAGGCCACTGA
- a CDS encoding CapA family protein, giving the protein MTIKKKYIAIISVVIVLSSALISFSYAGKNSVTISLAGDMLLGDSVGNHIDKHGVDYPWENVKEILLDSDLSLVNMECTVGTAGEPQDKQYTYRAKPETLKGLVNAGINGVSLANNHSLDFGRECFVETLDNLENYNIKYVGGGKDIKAAYEPAIWEINGVNVGFIGFSRVTPHVDWYATENRAGISNGYDSNAKNMLQAVQQAKENVDFLIVSLHWGTEQADYPRDNDVAIAKELIDSGADCIMGHHPHVLQGIEFYKNRPIVYSLGNFVFGAKGERTTQTMIFNMEINKDGIINTSIIPGRIKLGQPNISEGEDRENTIELINKLSSDWGTKVLDNGNIIGNIEYVSHNESENGKGKGSSDVDGTESSSDDEAFNENGIEKDNRKFDIETLVDFLTEYGLKVFIISGVLSVALMVIVIVNTKRIR; this is encoded by the coding sequence ATGACTATAAAGAAAAAATACATAGCAATTATTTCAGTGGTTATTGTACTGTCTTCAGCTCTTATAAGCTTTTCCTATGCAGGAAAAAATAGTGTGACTATTTCGTTGGCAGGTGACATGCTATTAGGTGATTCAGTAGGAAACCACATAGATAAACATGGTGTGGATTATCCTTGGGAAAATGTGAAGGAGATTCTTCTCGATTCTGACTTATCACTAGTTAATATGGAATGTACAGTGGGAACTGCTGGGGAGCCTCAAGACAAGCAATATACATATAGAGCAAAGCCAGAGACCTTAAAAGGTCTAGTAAATGCTGGAATTAATGGAGTTTCACTTGCTAATAACCATTCTCTTGACTTTGGGAGAGAATGCTTTGTAGAGACTCTAGATAATCTAGAGAACTATAATATCAAATATGTAGGCGGCGGTAAAGATATTAAAGCCGCATATGAACCTGCTATATGGGAAATAAATGGAGTAAATGTTGGATTTATAGGTTTTTCGAGAGTAACGCCTCATGTAGATTGGTATGCTACAGAAAACAGGGCAGGAATTTCTAATGGATATGACAGCAATGCGAAAAATATGCTTCAGGCAGTGCAGCAGGCAAAGGAGAATGTGGATTTTCTTATAGTGTCTCTTCATTGGGGGACTGAACAAGCAGATTATCCTAGGGATAATGATGTAGCCATAGCTAAAGAGCTAATAGACAGCGGAGCAGATTGTATAATGGGACATCATCCTCATGTGCTTCAAGGAATTGAGTTCTACAAGAATAGACCTATTGTCTATAGTTTAGGCAATTTTGTATTTGGTGCTAAAGGAGAACGAACTACCCAAACTATGATATTCAATATGGAAATAAATAAAGATGGGATAATAAATACTAGTATAATTCCAGGAAGAATAAAGCTAGGACAACCAAATATATCTGAGGGAGAAGACAGGGAGAATACAATAGAACTAATAAATAAGCTGTCATCGGATTGGGGCACAAAGGTTTTAGATAATGGAAATATCATTGGGAATATAGAGTATGTATCTCATAACGAGTCAGAGAATGGCAAGGGAAAGGGCAGCAGTGATGTAGATGGAACAGAAAGCTCATCTGATGATGAAGCTTTTAATGAGAATGGAATTGAGAAGGACAATAGAAAATTTGATATTGAAACACTTGTAGACTTTCTTACTGAATATGGCTTAAAGGTGTTTATAATTAGTGGAGTATTATCTGTAGCACTGATGGTTATTGTGATTGTGAATACTAAAAGGATAAGGTAG
- a CDS encoding HAD hydrolase family protein, translated as MLIYNIPGIGKIEIENVVFDYNGTIAVDGKLIDDAKKLILKLKEYANIHILTADTYGTVEKECMKLGVKVATFPKEMASLSKKEIVENLNPEKTICVGNGYNDIEMFKICKISIAVMENEGCSGKLLAHSDIVTGSINDAINIILYENRMKATLRN; from the coding sequence ATGTTAATCTATAACATACCAGGTATAGGAAAAATAGAGATAGAAAATGTAGTATTTGACTACAATGGTACTATAGCAGTAGATGGAAAGCTTATAGATGATGCTAAAAAGCTTATATTAAAGCTAAAGGAATATGCTAATATACATATACTCACAGCTGACACCTATGGGACAGTAGAAAAAGAATGTATGAAGCTAGGTGTAAAAGTAGCCACATTCCCAAAGGAAATGGCTAGTCTTTCGAAAAAGGAAATAGTAGAGAATCTTAATCCAGAAAAGACTATTTGTGTAGGAAACGGATACAATGACATTGAGATGTTTAAAATATGCAAAATATCAATAGCTGTCATGGAGAACGAAGGCTGCAGCGGAAAACTATTAGCTCACTCAGACATAGTGACTGGCTCCATAAATGATGCTATAAATATTATTTTATATGAAAACAGAATGAAGGCTACATTGAGAAACTGA
- a CDS encoding putative holin-like toxin, producing MSTYQAISLMIAFGVLLISLISYLDRDKSRKK from the coding sequence ATGAGTACATATCAAGCGATATCTTTAATGATTGCGTTTGGAGTACTATTAATATCACTTATCTCCTATTTAGATAGGGATAAAAGCCGAAAAAAATAA
- a CDS encoding ABC transporter permease subunit — protein MREKIKAILFKLWITLSAIIVLSSVVFIFAYITKNGIGSINLEFIFGKPKGIPLGSEGGIFPAIAGSLLLTLIACIFAMILAISTAIYVVFYCESKKIESMVHVIVQCMAGVPSIVLGLFGYTLLVANLKLGRSLLSGGITLGIMIFPFIQVRVEKTLREINFSLVNSSYALGVSKSYTLFKLVLPMCRADIVSAITLAGGFAMGAAAPIILTAAVIFAPTPKSLSSPVMALPFHLYILTGEGISLEKSYATALVLILLLFIINILSLALTFRRKELK, from the coding sequence ATGAGAGAAAAAATAAAGGCAATTCTATTTAAATTGTGGATTACATTAAGTGCAATAATAGTACTTTCCTCTGTGGTATTTATATTTGCATATATTACAAAAAATGGGATAGGCTCCATAAATCTTGAATTCATATTTGGAAAACCTAAAGGCATACCATTAGGCTCAGAGGGAGGAATATTTCCAGCTATTGCAGGCAGCTTGCTGTTAACGCTTATTGCTTGTATTTTTGCAATGATACTGGCTATTTCTACAGCAATATATGTCGTATTCTACTGTGAATCTAAAAAAATAGAAAGCATGGTTCATGTAATAGTACAATGTATGGCTGGAGTTCCATCTATAGTTCTAGGACTTTTTGGATATACGCTTTTGGTAGCTAATTTAAAGCTAGGCAGATCATTATTATCTGGTGGTATAACTCTAGGAATAATGATATTTCCTTTTATACAGGTAAGGGTGGAAAAAACATTGAGAGAAATCAACTTTTCGCTGGTCAATTCATCCTATGCCCTTGGAGTGTCAAAATCATATACTCTCTTTAAGCTAGTATTACCTATGTGTAGGGCAGACATAGTATCTGCTATAACACTTGCAGGAGGCTTTGCCATGGGAGCGGCTGCTCCTATAATACTTACAGCAGCAGTAATATTTGCCCCTACTCCAAAATCATTATCTTCTCCAGTAATGGCACTACCTTTTCACCTTTACATTCTCACAGGAGAAGGAATTTCATTAGAAAAATCATATGCAACAGCATTAGTGCTGATATTGCTTTTATTTATTATAAATATACTGTCATTAGCTCTAACCTTTAGACGAAAGGAGCTTAAATAA
- the rpmE gene encoding 50S ribosomal protein L31: protein MKAGIHPNYKKATVTCACGNTFETGSVKDELKVEICSECHPFFTGRQKFVDKGGRVDKFKKKYGIK from the coding sequence ATGAAAGCAGGAATCCATCCAAACTACAAAAAAGCTACTGTAACATGTGCATGTGGAAATACATTCGAAACAGGTTCAGTTAAGGATGAATTAAAAGTAGAAATTTGTTCAGAATGTCATCCATTCTTTACAGGACGTCAAAAATTTGTTGACAAAGGCGGACGCGTTGATAAATTCAAGAAAAAATACGGTATTAAATAA
- the pstC gene encoding phosphate ABC transporter permease subunit PstC, whose protein sequence is MYRILDKAFSIIIKLLTLFSLLLLAFVIIFIFKESFVFFKEVSIFKFISGRIWNPLSSPDKLSILNIILGTLYVAFVAIVIALPIGVGSALLLSGYIKGRRRTIIRGIIDILGGIPSVVYGFIGLLVLVKFFEVKFDFPTGESVLAGGILLSLMVLPYIISTCDETMEKVYNSHLSSSQALGVSNNYFIRKLVLVESKKGIIAAVVLALGRAMGETMAVMMVIGNAPMAPKLLGKAQTIPSLIALEMGMAEVGSLHYHGLFAAGFVLMIMILIINIIIYYVKRSISL, encoded by the coding sequence ATGTATAGAATATTAGATAAAGCATTTAGCATTATAATAAAGCTACTGACACTATTTTCTCTATTGCTATTGGCTTTCGTAATAATATTTATATTCAAGGAAAGCTTTGTTTTTTTCAAGGAAGTATCAATATTCAAATTCATATCAGGTAGAATATGGAACCCTTTGTCATCTCCGGATAAATTATCAATACTAAATATAATACTGGGAACATTGTATGTAGCCTTTGTAGCCATTGTCATAGCATTACCAATAGGTGTAGGCAGTGCCCTATTATTATCCGGATATATTAAAGGCAGAAGAAGAACTATAATCAGAGGAATTATAGATATATTAGGAGGAATACCTTCAGTAGTATATGGATTTATAGGTCTTTTGGTGTTAGTAAAGTTTTTTGAGGTTAAATTTGATTTTCCCACTGGAGAGTCAGTATTAGCAGGAGGTATACTTCTCTCCTTAATGGTGCTTCCATATATAATATCAACCTGTGATGAAACTATGGAAAAGGTATATAATTCTCATTTATCCTCTTCTCAGGCTCTAGGTGTTTCAAATAATTATTTTATAAGAAAGCTTGTATTAGTAGAGAGTAAAAAAGGCATAATAGCAGCAGTAGTGCTGGCACTGGGCAGAGCTATGGGGGAAACCATGGCAGTGATGATGGTTATAGGAAATGCACCTATGGCACCAAAATTGCTTGGAAAAGCTCAGACAATACCTTCACTTATTGCACTTGAAATGGGCATGGCAGAGGTAGGCAGCTTACATTATCATGGACTTTTTGCAGCAGGATTTGTATTGATGATTATGATTTTGATAATCAACATAATCATATATTATGTAAAGAGAAGTATAAGCTTGTAA
- a CDS encoding phosphate ABC transporter ATP-binding protein, whose product MNIIELASLEAYYGNKRILNNINMKIKRNKITAIIGPSGCGKSTLLAALNRMLEENGGGIQGEIIFDGKNILSYPKEDVRKRIGIVFQKPAPFPMSIYKNLIYAPMYYGIRDRKKLDEMVESKLKVSGLLEEVKNDLNMSALKLSGGQQQRLCIARALTVEPEVLLLDEPCSALDVKNTANIEEMLLKLSENYTIIIVTHNLQQAKRISDYTAFILDGELVEYDETEKIFNAPEDKRTREYIEGIYG is encoded by the coding sequence ATGAATATCATTGAATTAGCCTCTTTAGAGGCATACTATGGAAATAAAAGAATACTGAATAATATAAATATGAAAATTAAAAGGAATAAGATAACCGCAATAATAGGGCCATCAGGCTGTGGTAAATCAACTCTTTTAGCGGCTCTAAATAGAATGCTAGAAGAAAATGGTGGAGGAATACAGGGTGAGATAATTTTTGACGGGAAAAATATATTATCTTATCCAAAAGAAGACGTAAGAAAAAGAATTGGAATAGTATTTCAAAAGCCTGCTCCATTTCCAATGTCAATATATAAAAATCTTATCTATGCACCTATGTACTATGGAATAAGGGACAGAAAAAAGCTTGATGAAATGGTAGAGAGTAAATTAAAGGTATCTGGACTTTTAGAGGAAGTAAAAAATGATTTAAATATGTCTGCATTGAAGCTATCGGGTGGACAACAACAAAGACTCTGCATAGCAAGAGCTCTTACAGTAGAGCCAGAGGTATTGCTGCTAGATGAACCCTGCTCTGCATTAGATGTGAAAAACACAGCTAATATAGAAGAAATGCTTCTGAAGCTTTCAGAGAACTATACTATAATTATAGTTACACATAATTTGCAGCAGGCTAAAAGAATTTCAGACTATACAGCATTCATACTAGATGGAGAGCTTGTGGAATACGACGAAACTGAAAAAATATTTAATGCTCCAGAAGACAAGAGAACGAGAGAATATATCGAAGGAATATATGGTTAA